The Chitinophagales bacterium genome has a window encoding:
- the pbpC gene encoding penicillin-binding protein 1C: protein MHIVRISGIAVVIAAILFIVLDITLPVQTHIDYGQLIRGDDSSVLHAYLAKDEQWRMKVSAEEITPELRKAIIFKEDKYFYYHPGVNLLSVGRAMFNNITHKKRTSGASTITMQVARMLQPKKRTYFNKVTEMFRALQLELHYTKNEILDMYLNLVPYGSNIQGVKAASILYFDKMPEQLSLAEITALSIIPNKPNSLVMGKHNRQLVNYRNEWLMRFKEAGLFSDKAIEDALTEPLTASRHDAPKKVPQFAWRMHTQHPGKADIYSTISKRMQRQAEDITQGYMSNLELQNIHNCAVIVIDNTNHEVKAYIGSHNFYDDTHHGQVDGVAAPRSPGSTLKPFLYALCTDMGMITPKTIIADVPVNLDGYMPENYDLEFRGNIAIEDALKKSLNIPAVKLLNEAGTETFIRALSNCGVSTLKEQRKNLGISLILGGCTIRLDELAGLYSTLANKGEFQPMKWTTEPVKPTKVKPVRLVSPAAAYIVSNIITDLYRPDVPNLFDNALSIPKIAWKTGTSYGRKDAWSVGYNKRYTIGVWVGNFDGTGVAELNGAGIATPLLFRLFNTIDKHVSDDWLKMPEKVQFRYVCKETGKTPNDFCTETIMDYYIPGISDNNHCDHLKEVWLAADESFSYCTSCRPSAGYKTETIPNISAELTAYYEQYHIPYTKIPEHNPLCSRTFDGQAPYITSLTDKATYLITDKNKQQLQLQCTAGNDVKKVFWYINDKYLTSTDAGERVFFVPETPNIKISCADDKGRNKDIYIKVKFI from the coding sequence ATACATATAGTGCGTATATCTGGTATTGCGGTGGTTATTGCCGCAATACTGTTCATTGTGCTGGATATTACTTTGCCAGTACAAACACATATTGACTACGGCCAGCTGATAAGAGGTGACGACAGTAGTGTATTGCATGCCTACCTGGCAAAAGACGAACAATGGCGTATGAAAGTTTCAGCAGAAGAAATAACGCCGGAACTGCGCAAAGCCATCATCTTTAAAGAGGATAAGTATTTCTACTACCACCCCGGTGTAAACCTGCTGTCTGTAGGAAGAGCTATGTTCAATAACATAACACATAAGAAAAGAACATCAGGCGCCTCAACCATTACCATGCAGGTTGCCCGTATGCTGCAACCTAAAAAAAGGACATACTTCAACAAGGTAACGGAGATGTTCCGCGCCCTTCAACTGGAGCTACACTATACCAAGAACGAGATACTGGATATGTATCTGAACCTTGTACCTTACGGGTCAAACATACAGGGCGTAAAAGCAGCATCAATTCTCTATTTCGACAAAATGCCGGAACAGCTTTCTCTTGCCGAGATCACCGCTCTGAGCATCATACCCAACAAACCCAATTCGTTGGTTATGGGTAAACACAACAGACAACTTGTAAATTACAGAAATGAGTGGCTGATGCGCTTTAAAGAAGCGGGGCTGTTTTCTGACAAAGCTATTGAAGATGCACTAACGGAACCGCTTACTGCCTCCAGACATGATGCACCTAAAAAAGTGCCGCAGTTTGCATGGAGGATGCACACACAGCACCCGGGTAAAGCTGATATATATTCTACCATCAGCAAACGCATGCAAAGACAGGCGGAGGATATAACACAGGGATACATGAGCAATCTTGAGTTGCAAAACATACACAACTGTGCAGTAATAGTGATAGACAACACAAATCATGAAGTAAAAGCCTACATAGGTTCTCACAACTTTTATGACGACACACATCACGGGCAGGTAGATGGAGTAGCAGCGCCACGTTCGCCCGGCAGTACACTGAAGCCATTTCTATATGCGTTATGTACTGACATGGGTATGATAACCCCTAAAACGATCATAGCCGATGTACCCGTGAACCTGGACGGATACATGCCTGAGAATTACGACCTTGAATTCAGGGGCAACATTGCTATAGAAGACGCCTTAAAAAAATCACTCAATATCCCGGCTGTAAAACTGCTGAACGAAGCCGGCACAGAAACATTCATCAGAGCCCTTTCTAACTGTGGCGTATCTACGCTGAAAGAACAACGTAAGAACCTGGGCATATCACTGATACTGGGAGGCTGTACTATTCGGCTGGATGAGTTGGCAGGTTTATATTCCACACTGGCCAACAAGGGCGAATTCCAACCTATGAAATGGACAACGGAACCAGTTAAACCCACAAAAGTCAAACCTGTACGCCTGGTGTCACCAGCTGCGGCATATATCGTCAGCAACATCATTACCGATCTGTACCGGCCAGATGTACCTAACCTCTTTGATAATGCGTTGAGCATACCTAAAATAGCCTGGAAAACAGGCACATCGTACGGCAGGAAAGACGCCTGGAGTGTAGGTTATAATAAACGCTATACTATCGGTGTATGGGTAGGTAATTTTGACGGTACAGGAGTTGCTGAACTGAATGGTGCAGGCATTGCTACCCCACTATTATTTCGCCTGTTTAACACTATTGACAAACATGTGTCGGACGACTGGTTGAAAATGCCCGAGAAAGTGCAGTTCAGGTATGTATGTAAAGAAACAGGCAAAACACCGAATGATTTCTGTACTGAGACCATAATGGACTATTACATCCCGGGTATTTCTGACAACAACCACTGCGATCACCTGAAAGAAGTATGGCTGGCAGCCGACGAAAGTTTTAGTTACTGTACGTCTTGCCGCCCTTCTGCAGGCTACAAAACAGAGACCATCCCCAACATATCAGCAGAGCTGACAGCTTATTACGAACAGTATCACATACCCTATACTAAAATACCTGAACACAACCCATTATGCTCCCGGACGTTTGACGGGCAGGCACCATACATCACTTCACTAACAGACAAAGCTACCTACCTGATAACCGACAAGAACAAACAACAGCTACAACTGCAATGCACCGCCGGTAATGATGTAAAAAAGGTCTTCTGGTATATCAATGATAAATATCTTACCAGTACCGATGCAGGCGAGCGTGTATTCTTCGTACCCGAAACACCCAATATTAAAATATCATGCGCTGACGACAAAGGCCGCAATAAAGACATCTATATCAAGGTAAAATTTATCTGA
- the trxA gene encoding thioredoxin: MATIQLTTKDFKEKVFNYDIEKEWKYLGKLPAIIDFYADWCGPCKMVAPILEELSNEYDDKLLIYKVDTEVEQELAGAFGIQSIPSMLFIPMAAQPMMQAGALPKHVLKQVIEEHLVTNTAEKN, from the coding sequence ATGGCGACAATACAACTGACAACCAAAGATTTTAAAGAGAAAGTATTTAACTACGACATAGAAAAAGAGTGGAAATACCTGGGCAAACTGCCTGCTATCATTGATTTCTACGCTGACTGGTGCGGACCTTGTAAAATGGTGGCTCCGATACTTGAAGAGTTATCAAACGAATATGATGATAAATTATTGATATATAAAGTAGATACGGAAGTAGAACAGGAACTGGCAGGTGCATTCGGTATACAGAGCATTCCCAGCATGTTGTTCATCCCCATGGCTGCACAGCCAATGATGCAGGCGGGCGCACTACCTAAGCACGTACTGAAACAGGTGATAGAGGAGCACCTGGTGACCAATACTGCTGAAAAGAACTAA